The following coding sequences are from one Solea solea chromosome 11, fSolSol10.1, whole genome shotgun sequence window:
- the arf3a gene encoding ADP-ribosylation factor 3a, whose product MGNIFGNLMKSLIGKKEMRILMVGLDAAGKTTILYKLKLGEIVTTIPTIGFNVETVEYKNISFTVWDVGGQDKIRPLWRHYFQNTQGLIFVVDSNDRERVNEAREELMRMLAEDELRDAVLLVFANKQDLPNAMNAAEITDKLGLHSLRHRYWYIQATCATSGDGLYEGLDWLANQLKNKK is encoded by the exons ATGGGGAATATCTTTGGGAACCTAATGAAGAGCCTGATAGGCAAGAAAGAGATGAGGATCCTCATGGTAGGGCTGGACGCAGCTGGTAAAACCACCATCCTCTACAAGCTGAAGTTGGGGGAGATCGTCACCACCATCCCCACAATCG GTTTCAACGTAGAGACAGTGGAGTACAAGAACATCAGCTTCACTGTGTGGGACGTGGGTGGTCAGGACAAGATCCGTCCCCTGTGGAGGCACTACTTTCAGAACACCCAGG GGTTGATCTTTGTGGTTGACAGCAACGAccgtgagcgagtgaatgaagCTCGGGAGGAACTGATGCGGATGCTGGCTGAGGACGAGCTGCGTGACGCCGTTCTTCTCGTCTTTGCTAACAAACAG gacCTCCCCAATGCCATGAACGCAGCTGAGATCACAGACAAGCTGGGCCTGCACTCCCTGCGCCACCGTTACTGGTACATTCAGGCCACCTGTGCCACCAGCGGTGACGGTCTGTACGAGGGCCTGGACTGGCTGGCCAATCAGCTGAAGAACAAAAAGTGA